ATTATCTGTTTTAAGCTTGTTTGCAGAAGTAGCAGCCGGATTAGAATTAGCACATTTGTTAAATGTTAATTTAGATCAATTAAAATTATCTCAAGAAGTATTAACTATTGGTGCAGTTATGGGATTGCTTTCAAAAATTAAAAAATATGATAATACTTCTTTAATAATAGCTGAGATTCCCCAAGGTAAAAATAATTTATCAAGAGATTCATTTACAGAATTTATATGTGATGGAGTAATAAAATTAGTAAAAGATGAAAATACAGGTAAAAGGCATTTAAATATAATAAAAAACAGAACTGCAGACCATACTTTAACTCCAGTTAGTTTTTCAATAGACAAAAAAGGTATTGAGCTTAAATAGAGTTTAAAAATATTGAAAAAGAATATAAACCTTTTTACTTTAAACTGAATATGGAGCGACCACCAACAAATATTTTATTCATAGTGTGTTTAATTTTAATTATTATTACTATCGGCGCTAGTTTTATGCATTATATAGAGGGGTGGACTTGGATTGATTCATTTTATTGGGCTACCATAACAATTTCAACAATAGGTTATGGAGATTTAGTTCCTACTTTAGAAATATCAAAAATATTTGTAATTTTTTATATTTTAATAGGAGTTTCAACAGCAGTTTATGGAATGTTTTATTTAGCTTCATTTATGATTAAAAAGAATGAAAATTATTTTGAAACTTTTAAAAAACACCCTAAAAAATTACCAACTCATTTTATAGGACAAACAGCAAAAAAAATGGAGAAAATGAATACTCCCACACCTAAAGGTGTGGGTTTCTGTTTTGTGTTTTAATAAAAATTTAATAATCCTAATTGATTTGGTTCATCTCTTAAATTTTCTATTGTTTCATTAAGTTTGTTTGTATCTT
The Candidatus Micrarchaeia archaeon genome window above contains:
- a CDS encoding potassium channel family protein, which gives rise to MERPPTNILFIVCLILIIITIGASFMHYIEGWTWIDSFYWATITISTIGYGDLVPTLEISKIFVIFYILIGVSTAVYGMFYLASFMIKKNENYFETFKKHPKKLPTHFIGQTAKKMEKMNTPTPKGVGFCFVF
- a CDS encoding ATPase domain-containing protein yields the protein MKFISSGIKNFDKCLGGGYVNNSATLITGGPGTGKSILGLQFLYDGLKNKEKVLLISFEENKDVIMEQSNNFGWEFEKYIKNDQLKIINFDMPSTHVVHVIESISKEVKTHNPKRIVLDSLSVLSLFAEVAAGLELAHLLNVNLDQLKLSQEVLTIGAVMGLLSKIKKYDNTSLIIAEIPQGKNNLSRDSFTEFICDGVIKLVKDENTGKRHLNIIKNRTADHTLTPVSFSIDKKGIELK